A window of Clavibacter michiganensis contains these coding sequences:
- a CDS encoding lysophospholipid acyltransferase family protein — protein MSRRTREPVYGTAVILGRALFGALRLRLVADGRERIPDTGGAVIAMTHFGYLEFALVEWATWLHDRRRIRFMAKKGAFDQPGVGWVLRRMRHIEVDMTAGAAAYADAVAALRAGELIGVFPEAGVSASFRVRELKTGAARLAAEAGVPIVPVAVWGGHRLLTKNHRIRMRDRIGVPVHLRVGERIPVAPDADPREVTEALRVELQELVDGLQSAYPVDGRGAWWQPRHLGGTAPTPEEAAAADAERDARRRAEGR, from the coding sequence ATGAGCCGCCGCACCCGGGAGCCCGTGTACGGGACCGCCGTGATCCTGGGCCGCGCGCTCTTCGGAGCCCTCCGCCTCCGCCTCGTCGCCGATGGCCGCGAGAGGATCCCGGACACCGGCGGCGCGGTCATCGCCATGACCCACTTCGGCTACCTCGAGTTCGCGCTCGTCGAGTGGGCGACGTGGCTGCACGACCGGCGCCGGATCCGCTTCATGGCCAAGAAGGGCGCGTTCGACCAGCCCGGCGTCGGCTGGGTCCTGCGCCGCATGCGCCACATCGAGGTCGACATGACCGCCGGGGCTGCCGCCTACGCCGACGCCGTCGCCGCCCTGCGCGCGGGCGAGCTCATCGGCGTCTTCCCGGAGGCGGGAGTGAGCGCGTCGTTCCGCGTCCGGGAGCTGAAGACCGGCGCGGCCCGGCTCGCGGCGGAGGCCGGCGTCCCGATCGTGCCCGTCGCCGTGTGGGGCGGCCACCGCCTCCTCACGAAGAACCACCGCATCCGGATGCGCGACCGCATCGGGGTGCCCGTGCACCTGCGCGTGGGCGAGCGGATCCCCGTGGCGCCGGACGCGGATCCGCGCGAGGTCACCGAGGCCCTGCGCGTCGAGCTGCAGGAGCTGGTCGACGGGCTGCAGTCCGCCTACCCGGTGGACGGTCGCGGCGCATGGTGGCAGCCGAGGCACCTGGGCGGCACGGCGCCGACGCCGGAGGAGGCCGCCGCGGCCGACGCGGAGCGCGACGCGCGGCGCCGCGCGGAGGGGCGCTGA
- the panD gene encoding aspartate 1-decarboxylase has product MLRTMMTAKIHRATVTHADLHYVGSVTVDRDLLDAADILVGERVSIVDVTNGARLDTYTIAGERGSGVLGINGAAAHLVDVGDVVILIAYGQMTTEEARALEPRVVHVDAGNRIRAVDADPTAPPAPGLERSPLAEPV; this is encoded by the coding sequence ATGCTGCGCACCATGATGACCGCGAAGATCCACCGCGCCACGGTGACGCACGCCGACCTGCACTACGTCGGCTCCGTCACCGTCGACCGCGACCTGCTCGACGCCGCGGACATCCTCGTGGGAGAGCGCGTCAGCATCGTCGACGTGACCAACGGCGCCCGGCTCGACACCTACACGATCGCGGGCGAGCGCGGCAGCGGCGTGCTCGGGATCAACGGCGCGGCCGCGCACCTCGTCGACGTCGGCGACGTGGTGATCCTCATCGCGTACGGCCAGATGACGACCGAGGAGGCCCGCGCGCTCGAGCCCCGCGTGGTGCACGTCGACGCCGGCAACCGCATCCGCGCCGTGGACGCCGACCCCACCGCGCCGCCCGCGCCCGGGCTCGAGCGCTCCCCGCTGGCCGAGCCGGTCTGA
- a CDS encoding YihY/virulence factor BrkB family protein: protein MARRDTAGTIEDRPDEDDARKPDSPTEIEKPSWKYVLRKTVREFGSDQCTDIAASLTYYAVLSLFPALIAIISLLGVFGQGQQTVTAVLDLLRGFAPADALALIEPILTGFVESPAAGFALVSGIVLAIWSASGYVGAFTRAMNRIYEIPEGRPFLKLKPMQLAVTLIGIVILLVCALIIAISGPVTDAIGEALGLGPTVQIVWSIAKWPVLAFAIVLLIAILYYATPNAKQPKFRWMSVGAAIALVVLVVASVGFAFYVTEFSSYAKSYGALAGVVVFLLWLWIANLALLFGAEFDAELERGRQLQAGIAAEETLQLPPRDTVVSDKKAAAEREDVKRGRGIRERHERAERLGRGDDAGDGA from the coding sequence GTGGCACGACGCGACACGGCCGGCACGATCGAGGACCGTCCCGACGAGGACGACGCGCGCAAGCCCGACTCCCCGACGGAGATCGAGAAGCCCTCCTGGAAGTACGTCCTCCGGAAGACCGTGCGCGAGTTCGGCTCGGACCAGTGCACAGACATCGCGGCGTCGCTGACGTACTACGCGGTGCTGTCGCTGTTCCCCGCGCTCATCGCGATCATCTCGCTGCTCGGGGTGTTCGGGCAGGGGCAGCAGACGGTGACGGCGGTCCTCGACCTGCTGCGCGGCTTCGCCCCCGCGGACGCCCTCGCGCTGATCGAGCCGATCCTGACCGGCTTCGTCGAGTCGCCCGCCGCCGGCTTCGCGCTCGTCTCGGGCATCGTTCTCGCGATCTGGTCGGCCTCCGGCTACGTCGGCGCGTTCACCCGGGCGATGAACCGCATCTACGAGATCCCCGAGGGCCGCCCGTTCCTGAAGCTCAAGCCCATGCAGCTCGCCGTCACGCTGATCGGCATCGTGATCCTGCTCGTGTGCGCGCTCATCATCGCGATCTCGGGCCCGGTCACCGACGCCATCGGCGAGGCGCTCGGCCTCGGCCCGACCGTGCAGATCGTGTGGTCCATCGCCAAGTGGCCCGTGCTCGCGTTCGCGATCGTGCTGCTCATCGCGATCCTCTACTACGCGACCCCGAACGCGAAGCAGCCGAAGTTCCGCTGGATGAGCGTGGGCGCCGCCATCGCTCTCGTCGTGCTGGTCGTCGCGAGCGTCGGCTTCGCCTTCTACGTCACCGAGTTCTCCAGCTACGCGAAGAGCTACGGGGCGCTCGCGGGCGTCGTGGTGTTCCTGCTGTGGCTCTGGATCGCGAACCTCGCGCTGCTGTTCGGCGCCGAGTTCGACGCGGAGCTCGAGCGCGGGCGACAGCTCCAGGCCGGCATCGCCGCCGAGGAGACGCTGCAGCTGCCGCCGCGCGACACCGTCGTCAGCGACAAGAAGGCCGCCGCGGAGCGCGAGGACGTGAAGCGCGGACGCGGGATCCGCGAGCGCCACGAGCGCGCCGAGCGCCTCGGACGCGGCGACGACGCGGGCGACGGCGCCTGA
- a CDS encoding cryptochrome/photolyase family protein has product MSDDDAPDHGSADREGAEEAHGPSIVWLRDDLRVADNPALHAAVERGEPIVVLYVLDEESDGIRPLGGAARWWLHMSLSRLAESLRELGSDLVLRRGKAADVVDDLVREIGAGAVLWNRRYGGAEIAVDTAIKKDLGDRGLDVRSFQGSLLVEPWTVTNKQGEPFRVYTPFWKAAQEREEPRKPLPAPKELDAPREAPRSDDLDGWGLLPTKPDWAAGLRESCDPGEAAGLQRLEDFVHHELEDYAAQRDEPAAMTTSRLSAYLRWGEVSPFQVWHRIQRTRGKKVGGDEVNATKFLSELGWREFSYHLLYHQPDLATRNFVPRFDAFPWDEPTDETLGAWQRGETGVPLVDAGMRALWKDGHLHNRVRMVVASFLIKNLLIDWRHGEQWFWDTLVDADAANNAASWQWVAGSGADAAPYFRVFNPVLQGQKFDPSGEYIRSYVPELAHAPRDVVHEPWKAMGDLVASAEDGADDSDDGGLAAYPAPIVDLKESRQRALAAYDEIKDR; this is encoded by the coding sequence ATGAGCGACGACGACGCCCCCGACCACGGATCCGCGGACCGGGAGGGCGCCGAGGAGGCGCACGGCCCGAGCATCGTGTGGCTGCGCGACGACCTCCGCGTGGCCGACAATCCGGCGCTGCACGCGGCCGTCGAGCGGGGCGAGCCCATCGTCGTGCTGTACGTGCTCGACGAGGAGAGCGACGGGATCCGCCCGCTCGGCGGCGCCGCCCGCTGGTGGCTGCACATGAGCCTGTCGCGCCTCGCGGAGTCGCTGCGGGAGCTCGGATCCGACCTGGTGCTGCGCCGCGGGAAGGCCGCCGACGTCGTCGACGACCTCGTGCGGGAGATCGGCGCGGGCGCGGTGCTGTGGAACCGGCGCTACGGCGGGGCCGAGATCGCGGTCGACACCGCCATCAAGAAGGACCTCGGCGACCGGGGGCTCGACGTCCGCAGCTTCCAGGGATCGCTGCTGGTCGAGCCGTGGACGGTGACGAACAAGCAGGGCGAGCCGTTCCGCGTGTACACGCCGTTCTGGAAGGCCGCGCAGGAGCGGGAGGAACCGCGGAAACCGCTGCCCGCGCCGAAGGAGCTCGACGCGCCGCGGGAGGCACCCCGCTCGGACGACCTCGACGGCTGGGGGCTGCTGCCGACGAAGCCCGACTGGGCGGCCGGCCTCCGCGAGTCGTGCGATCCCGGCGAGGCAGCCGGCCTGCAGCGCCTCGAGGACTTCGTCCACCACGAGCTCGAGGACTACGCCGCCCAGCGCGACGAGCCCGCGGCGATGACCACGTCGCGGCTGTCGGCGTACCTCCGCTGGGGCGAGGTGAGCCCGTTCCAGGTGTGGCACCGGATCCAGCGCACGCGCGGGAAGAAGGTGGGCGGCGACGAGGTCAATGCCACCAAGTTCCTCTCCGAGCTCGGCTGGCGCGAGTTCAGCTACCACCTGCTGTACCACCAGCCGGATCTCGCGACCCGCAACTTCGTGCCCCGCTTCGACGCGTTCCCGTGGGACGAGCCGACCGACGAGACGCTCGGCGCGTGGCAGCGGGGCGAGACGGGGGTGCCGCTCGTCGACGCCGGCATGCGCGCGCTCTGGAAGGACGGCCACCTGCACAACCGCGTGCGCATGGTCGTGGCGTCCTTCCTCATCAAGAACCTGCTGATCGACTGGCGCCACGGCGAGCAGTGGTTCTGGGACACGCTCGTGGACGCGGATGCGGCCAACAACGCGGCGAGCTGGCAGTGGGTCGCGGGATCCGGCGCCGACGCCGCCCCCTACTTCCGCGTGTTCAACCCCGTGCTGCAGGGGCAGAAGTTCGACCCGTCGGGCGAGTACATCCGCTCGTACGTGCCCGAGCTGGCGCACGCGCCGCGGGACGTCGTGCACGAGCCGTGGAAGGCGATGGGCGACCTCGTCGCGAGCGCGGAGGACGGCGCGGACGACTCGGACGACGGCGGGCTCGCGGCGTACCCGGCGCCGATCGTCGACCTGAAGGAGTCCCGGCAGCGGGCCCTGGCGGCCTACGACGAGATCAAGGACCGGTGA
- a CDS encoding glycosyltransferase — MDNQSTPLPPPEHPGRSSRDAVSAVVVAGDAGSTIAATLTSILGQTMPPARVVVVVAGSRDDTFAVARTFNGRHAHALADAGHAATTVTVIDRGPREGSLRSAYGFALRLVDDAGRVLLVAPDAELKPDVLQLLAAALERDPGARSVSASLDPRPSGSHGPLAGALQLLQRHWAMGAVETGIDLGLTGPVPLAPATLLRLPAADAPSSSAASSEGILTDLLAGDDRSALVPGARARVDTAVTWGMMRERRDRWGAHVARLARGGSPADVGDRRRARLASLRIGVGPVLRFLAYALVALYLAAAGMQGMLEPAWWWAIPVVVRLPLHIRTLRRIRERTAADVLFGATFLPLEAAEAAYGVSRIRDGLHRMAHRGRRRGPAAAETVPPFSRVDAVAAAAVALVVVGVLAVAEVGGPAAAGLTTMVGWAACVVTAADLVMALLRLLVAHGGPFARPSAAGGSEA; from the coding sequence ATGGACAACCAGAGCACGCCCCTGCCCCCGCCCGAGCACCCCGGTCGGTCGTCGCGCGACGCCGTCTCGGCGGTCGTGGTGGCCGGCGACGCGGGATCCACCATCGCGGCCACGCTGACGTCGATCCTCGGTCAGACCATGCCGCCGGCGCGCGTGGTCGTCGTGGTCGCGGGCAGCCGCGATGACACCTTCGCCGTGGCGCGGACCTTCAACGGACGCCACGCGCACGCCCTCGCCGACGCGGGTCATGCCGCCACGACGGTCACGGTCATCGACCGCGGCCCGCGCGAGGGCTCGCTCCGGTCCGCCTACGGCTTCGCCCTGCGGCTGGTCGACGACGCGGGGCGCGTGCTGCTCGTCGCGCCCGACGCCGAGCTGAAGCCGGACGTGCTCCAGCTCCTCGCCGCCGCCCTGGAGCGGGATCCGGGTGCCCGCTCGGTGTCCGCCAGCCTCGATCCGCGACCGAGCGGATCCCACGGCCCCCTCGCGGGTGCGCTCCAGCTCCTGCAGCGCCACTGGGCCATGGGCGCCGTCGAGACCGGCATCGACCTCGGCCTCACCGGCCCGGTCCCGCTCGCGCCGGCCACGCTCCTGCGGCTGCCCGCGGCTGACGCGCCGTCCTCGTCGGCCGCCTCGTCGGAGGGGATCCTCACGGATCTCCTGGCCGGGGACGACCGTTCGGCCCTCGTCCCCGGCGCGCGCGCCCGGGTCGACACCGCCGTCACCTGGGGCATGATGCGCGAGCGACGCGACCGGTGGGGAGCGCACGTCGCCCGGCTCGCGCGCGGTGGCTCGCCCGCCGACGTCGGCGACCGGCGTCGCGCACGCCTGGCGTCCCTCCGCATCGGCGTCGGGCCCGTCCTCCGCTTCTTGGCCTACGCCCTGGTGGCGCTGTACCTGGCCGCCGCCGGGATGCAGGGGATGCTGGAGCCCGCGTGGTGGTGGGCCATCCCCGTCGTCGTGCGGCTGCCCCTGCACATCCGCACCCTCCGCCGGATCCGCGAGCGCACCGCCGCCGACGTCCTCTTCGGCGCGACGTTCCTCCCGCTCGAGGCGGCGGAGGCGGCGTACGGCGTCTCCCGGATACGCGACGGCCTGCACCGGATGGCCCACCGTGGCCGCCGGCGCGGACCCGCAGCGGCCGAGACGGTGCCGCCCTTCTCCCGGGTGGACGCCGTCGCCGCCGCAGCGGTGGCCCTGGTCGTCGTCGGAGTGCTCGCCGTCGCCGAGGTCGGCGGCCCCGCCGCGGCCGGCCTCACCACGATGGTCGGCTGGGCCGCGTGCGTCGTGACCGCCGCCGACCTCGTGATGGCCCTGCTGCGTCTGCTCGTCGCCCATGGCGGGCCGTTCGCCCGTCCGAGCGCGGCGGGTGGATCCGAGGCCTAG
- a CDS encoding MarR family winged helix-turn-helix transcriptional regulator has product MGETADAVRAWESLFRAQVSVMRRLTAEFPSRELSFNEYDVLFNISRQPEGRLRLRDLNHHVLLTQPSVSRLIDRLVVRGLVVKCGDESDGRATIVRLTDAGDAAFRAVARVHMESIASTVGGALTPDELDTLRALTDKLRGSVAEA; this is encoded by the coding sequence GTGGGCGAGACAGCGGACGCCGTGCGGGCCTGGGAGTCGCTGTTCCGGGCGCAGGTCAGCGTCATGCGCCGCCTCACTGCCGAGTTCCCCAGCCGCGAACTCTCCTTCAACGAGTACGACGTGCTGTTCAACATCTCGCGGCAGCCCGAGGGGCGCCTCCGTCTACGAGACCTCAACCACCACGTGCTGCTCACCCAGCCCAGCGTGAGCCGCCTCATCGACCGCCTCGTCGTGCGGGGCCTCGTCGTGAAGTGCGGCGACGAGAGCGACGGGCGGGCCACGATCGTGCGGCTCACCGATGCCGGCGACGCGGCCTTCCGCGCGGTCGCGCGCGTGCACATGGAGTCCATCGCCTCGACCGTGGGCGGGGCGCTCACGCCGGACGAGCTGGACACGCTGCGCGCGCTGACCGACAAGCTCCGCGGGAGCGTCGCCGAGGCCTAG